The sequence TTTACCTGCCTGGATCTGTCAATAACGAAGACAACCAGTTAGAAGAAAGCTGGAATGTTGTTTCACCGCCGCTTTCTCTCTGGAGTCATCCCGACTTTGCAGCCAAGCACAGGGCAATAGCGGAGATGCATAACCATTTGCCTAAGGATGTGGGGAGCTTACAGTTGAATAAAACTGACGAAGAAGCAAATGCATCTTTTCATCCACTTGGAGCTTCTTCTGATGGCATATGTGATGATAAATCTACATCAAGAGATAGTCCATTTGAAAATGGTGAGAATTCCAGATTGGAAAACGAAGATGTTCCTATGGAAGTAGATGATGAGCTTGAGGTAGCTGATTGTGTTAATAACATTCTGCTCTCTGAGAAAATTGAAACACGGGAAACTGCAGCGCATGTTAAACATCAGTCGGATCACTTGTCAAGGAGAAGTCATCTGGAAAAGGAGAGAGATAATACCAGAGACTACTCTGGTAGGATGCTTGGGAAGAGAAATGAGATGGAAGGGGACCGAAGAGAGTTGAATAGAAGATCCGAGAGCGTCGAGATCCCCGAGATGACATCTCCTGTGAGGTCTTCATCAGATGATATATATGCCGTCTGCACATCAATTTCTAATGTGTCACCACAAAGATCTCACGAGCCTGTAGAAGCATCTCTGCCTTCAATATCAAGGAAAAAAAGTAACTTGGGAAAGGATATTAGAGAACCTGAGAGTAAGGTGCAGGGCATTAGAAAACCAGAAGAGATGCGAAATCGGCCGACGAGCTCCGCAAGATCTTCTAGAGAGGACAGCTACACTGTTCGTCCATCAACAGCTAATACGAGTGAGAAACCATATGAAGCTTTTGAACGATCTTATGGTGCATCCTTATCCCATTTCGACGATGGTCTCGCTGCTAGATATGGTTTTGGTGGAGACTACAGGATGCCGGATCCTCCATTGATACCGGATCAGTTTCCATTGGCACCAGCTATGAGGAATGGTCCTAACGAGATGTATGATTACCGAGGATACTCTGACCTCAGCAGAGGAGGGGTTGGTCCTGAAGTGTATCCGCAGCAGTACGGTGGGCATTTGGGTCCCATGTTAGCACCTCCTCCTCCAAATCTGATGGACAATGCATTACAACAACGTTATGCTCCTCATTTTGATGAAATGAATTACCAGAGGATGGGCTCTTTCCCACCTCAGGCTCCAATGCATCCTAGTGGACACAACAACTTCTATGATCCTCAGGGCTTTCCGCAGCAACCACCACCTCCTGGAGACTTTGGGATGAGTCCAATGGGGTTTGCCCCTGGCCCGAACTACCCTTATATGGGTAGATCTGGCGGTTGGCTTAATGACTAGAACAGTTCTTGTTTACCTTGTATTTAAGACATTAGTAGTTTGGTCGATCTTTTATCTCATCAACTAAAGTTGTAGGAAGACTAGAAGAAGAAATCCATAGTTTTTCTATTCCACTCATAACTCTTGCTAGTGAGCcttcttattttgtttaatataattaaagaaAGCCAGCTTCCATTTCTCTTTATATTATATCTTATGGTGACATTTCAATACTGGACCCCGTCCAGATCTGAGATATGGAACAAGAGTTGAGAAACTTAAGCAAGGTATGGATCTCTGCTTTAGTCTCCATctgttattgttattttatctcATGTAGAATCTCCAAAGGTGTTCTTCGGCTCATCACCATTCTTCCAGTCAGTGTTCTGTTTCTTGTTCTTCCTTTGTCCTTCTCTTCTGTGCATTTTTGCGTTATTTCAGCTCTTTTTTTATCATGGCTCGCAAATTTCAAGCTTATGCTCTTTGCTTTTGATCAAGGACCTTTGTATCCACTTCCTGCTAATCTCTACCGTTTCATCTGCTATGCTTGTTTCCCCATCAAAATCAGACAAAACCCATCTCCAAGTGGCATCGCAAATCGTCTTCGTAAGAACAAACCTATACCTAAATTTGTTTTTGCTGTCAAAATTTTGATCTTTGGTGTCTTGCTACATATCTATGAATACAGCGACAGTTTACCTCGGTTTGCTGTTTTGAGTATATATTGTCTCCATATATACCTTGAGTTGGAACTTGTTTTGGTCTTTGTCGGGGGCGTGGTATCTACTCTTCTTGGCTGTGACATCGAGCCGGTTTTCAATGAGCCCTACCTAGCCACCTCTCTACAGGACTTTTGGAGCCGCAGATGGAACCTCATGGTTTCAGCTGTCCTACGA is a genomic window of Brassica napus cultivar Da-Ae chromosome A2, Da-Ae, whole genome shotgun sequence containing:
- the LOC106389854 gene encoding probable long-chain-alcohol O-fatty-acyltransferase 1, whose product is MEQELRNLSKVWISALVSICYCYFISCRISKGVLRLITILPVSVLFLVLPLSFSSVHFCVISALFLSWLANFKLMLFAFDQGPLYPLPANLYRFICYACFPIKIRQNPSPSGIANRLRKNKPIPKFVFAVKILIFGVLLHIYEYSDSLPRFAVLSIYCLHIYLELELVLVFVGGVVSTLLGCDIEPVFNEPYLATSLQDFWSRRWNLMVSAVLRSTVHIPVQRFCTRFLGPGAAVLVGVMASFLVSGLMHELIYFYAIRLPPTWEVTCFFVLHGVATTTEIAVKRTLRWRPPHRAVSGLGVLAFVSVTGVWLFLPQLLRNNVHERAISECLLVIDIAKRTLFISSS